In Capsicum annuum cultivar UCD-10X-F1 chromosome 11, UCD10Xv1.1, whole genome shotgun sequence, one genomic interval encodes:
- the LOC107847606 gene encoding NAC domain-containing protein 1, which produces MVGKISSDLPPGFRFHPTDEELIMYYLRYQATSRPCPVSIIPEIDVYKFDPWELPEKAEFGENEWYFFTPRDRKYPNGVRPNRAAVSGYWKATGTDKAIYSASKYVGVKKALVFYKGKPPKGVKTDWIMHEYRLSESKSQTTKHSGSMRLDDWVLCRIYKKKNLGKTMEMMKVEGEEDVVESHHQIVSTSNNSIEVIGGPQTMKLPRICSLSHLLELDYFGSIPQLLGDNNSYDHDDQIYTTNNIVNNTNMEKFQLGGQVSSQQQNANNITSNNCNIYFNYQQPLFVNPAFQFQ; this is translated from the exons atggttggaaaaattaGCTCTGATCTTCCTCCTGGATTTAGGTTCCATCCTACTGATGAAGAATTAATCATGTATTATCTTCGATATCAAGCTACATCGAGGCCATGCCCCGTTTCAATTATACCCGAAATTGATGTCTACAAGTTCGATCCCTGGGAATTACCTG AGAAAGCTGAATTTGGAGAAAATGAGTGGTATTTTTTCACCCCTAGAGATAGAAAATATCCAAATGGTGTTAGGCCAAATAGAGCAGCAGTGTCAGGTTATTGGAAGGCAACAGGCACTGATAAAGCAATATATAGTGCATCAAAATATGTTGGAGTTAAAAAAGCACTTGTTTTTTACAAAGGTAAACCTCCTAAAGGTGTCAAGACTGATTGGATCATGCATGAATATCGTTTGAGTGAATCAAAGTCCCAAACTACTAAGCACAGTGGCTCTATGAGG ttagaTGATTGGGTACTTTGTAGAATTTATAAGAAGAAGAATTTGGGAAAAACTATGGAAATGATGAAAGTTGAAGGAGAAGAAGATGTAGTAGAAAGTCATCATCAAATTGTGAGTACTTCAAATAATTCAATTGAAGTTATTGGTGGACCACAAACAATGAAATTACCAAGAATTTGTTCATTGTCACATCTATTGGAGTTGGATTATTTTGGATCAATTCCACAATTACTAGGTGATAATAATTCATATGACCATGATGACCAAATTTACACAACGAACAATATTGTTAATAACACAAATATGGAGAAATTTCAGCTAGGGGGCCAAGTATCATCACAACAACAAAATGCGAATAATATTACAAGTAATAAttgtaatatttatttcaattatcagCAGCCACTTTTTGTGAATCCAGCATTTCAATTCCAGTga
- the LOC107847605 gene encoding methyltransferase FGSG_00040 — MEQEEDRIQDLRSKATELFLRKEWKHSIDVYTELISLYHDKISNPHQKNLEKLKKSLCLALCNRAEARLNLQDFAQALKDCNEASRVENTHFKTLVCKGKIWLSLNRYALALECFKEANLDNHELENSEILNLYLDKCKKFEFLSRTGALDVSDWVVNKFEGKSPELAEYIGSIEIKKSEISGRGLFATKNVDCGNLLLVTKAVAIERAIVPESSFEGAKEQAQLDMWKSFIDKIMECIKRCKRTCDLMCRLSNGENEDGLEVLDIDMFRPEAVDSRFCNTKIDDKEKLLNILDVNSLVEELVSTKILGKYNDVHGIGLWLLACFINHSCDPNVRRSHIGDHVMIHATRDIKAGEELTFAYFDVFSPFRDREERAKAWGFVCKCKRCNLEKGVCSNQEMMEMEMFLGKGVDNGGVVYRLEESMRRWMVRGKGKGYLRSSFWQAYTDVYDSERLSRKWGSKIPMMENVLDSVVDAVGSDERIVKLLMRGLKRKNGHKGNGILEMEKAMKLGRGLYGKIMKKQTLKTILIQLGGN; from the coding sequence atggagCAAGAAGAAGATAGAATCCAAGATCTCAGATCCAAAGCCACTGAACTTTTCCTAAGAAAAGAATGGAAACACTCCATTGATGTTTACACTGAATTAATATCCCTTTACCATGACAAAATCTCAAACCCCCACCAAAAAAATCTCGAAAAGCTCAAAAAATCCCTCTGTTTAGCTCTCTGTAATCGCGCTGAAGCTAGACTAAATCTTCAAGATTTTGCTCAAGCCTTAAAGGATTGTAACGAAGCATCACGAGTAGAAAACACCCATTTCAAGACTCTTGTTTGTAAAGGTAAGATTTGGCTAAGTCTCAATAGATACGCGTTGGCGTTAGAGTGTTTTAAAGAAGCAAATCTTGATAACCACGAGTTAGAAAACTCTGAAATACTTAATCTGTATTTAGATAAGTGTAAGAAGTTTGAGTTTCTATCAAGAACGGGCGCGCTTGATGTATCTGATTGGGTAGTTAACAAGTTTGAAGGAAAATCACCTGAGTTAGCAGAGTACATTGGTTCCATTGAGATCAAGAAATCGGAGATCAGTGGCCGGGGCTTGTTTGCAACGAAGAATGTTGATTGTGGGAACTTGTTGTTGGTTACAAAGGCGGTTGCTATTGAAAGGGCGATAGTACCTGAATCGAGTTTTGAAGGTGCTAAGGAGCAAGCTCAGTTAGATATGTGGAAGAGTTTTATTGATAAGATTATGGAATGTATCAAGAGATGTAAACGCACGTGTGATTTGATGTGTAGGTTATCGAATGGTGAGAATGAGGATGGTTTGGAGGTTCTTGATATCGATATGTTTAGGCCTGAGGCGGTAGATAGTAGATTTTGTAATACGAAGATTGATGATAAGGAGAAGTTGCTTAACATTCTTGATGTTAATTCCCTTGTTGAGGAGTTGGTTTCCACGAAAATTCTTGGCAAATACAATGATGTCCATGGCATTGGACTGTGGTTATTGGCTTGCTTCATCAACCATTCTTGTGATCCCAATGTGAGGCGTTCCCACATTGGTGATCACGTGATGATTCATGCTACTAGAGATATAAAAGCAGGCGAAGAGCTTACTTTCGCCTACTTTGATGTGTTTTCGCCCTTCAGGGATCGCGAGGAGAGGGCGAAAGCCTGGGGTTTTGTGTGCAAATGCAAAAGGTGTAATCTTGAAAAGGGTGTTTGTTCAAATCAAGAAATGATGGAAATGGAGATGTTTCTTGGTAAAGGAGTAGACAACGGAGGCGTAGTTTATCGCTTGGAGGAAAGTATGAGGAGATGGATGGTAAGGGGAAAAGGGAAAGGGTACTTGAGGTCATCGTTTTGGCAAGCGTATACGGATGTATATGATTCAGAAAGATTGTCGAGGAAGTGGGGGAGCAAGATACCGATGATGGAAAATGTGTTGGATAGCGTTGTCGATGCAGTGGGAAGTGATGAGAGAATTGTGAAGTTGTTGATGAGAGGATTGAAGAGGAAAAATGGACATAAAGGGAATGGAATTCTTGAGATGGAAAAAGCAATGAAGTTAGGAAGGGGATTGTATGGAAAGATAATGAAGAAACAAACATTGAAGACTATACTAATTCAGCTTGGTGGTAACTAA